In Quercus robur chromosome 10, dhQueRobu3.1, whole genome shotgun sequence, a genomic segment contains:
- the LOC126702080 gene encoding PR5-like receptor kinase: MFHRGTQEVFKYNFKIIFLPLCNEYYIFSAGPASRTKILKLIIGVAASVVGVLLTCIIIFWFRSKRSIIKSTKFWTKKTKNEQDLEAFIRKYGPLALNRYKFLELKKMTNSFRDKLGQGGFGGVYKGKLLDGRPVAVKVLNESKGNGEEFINEVASISRTSHVNIVTLVGFCLEGQKRALIYEFMPNGSLEKFIQDGNLEKTNLHLGWEKLFQIAIGIARGLEYLHRGCNTRILHFDIKPHNILLDEDFCPKISDFGLAKLCIRNESNISMTGTRGTIGYIAPEVFSRNFGGVSHKSDVYSYGMMILEMAGGRNNTDVGVSQTSEIYFPHWIYKRLELDNDIGFLSNMTTTENEMVRKMILVGLWCIQTNPSDRPSMNKVIEMIEGNIEALKIPPKPFLCSPPRSLVEESSTTSML; this comes from the exons ATGTTCCATAGAGGAACACAAGAAGtttttaagtataatttcaaaattatatttttgccaTTATGTAATGAGTACTATATTTTCTCTGCAGGCCCCGCTAGCAGGACCAAAATATTGAAGCTGATTATAG GTGTTGCTGCTTCAGTAGTTGGAGTATTACTAACCTGCATCATTATTTTCTGGTTTAGAAGTAAAAGATCAATTATTAAGTCAACAAAATTTTGGACgaagaaaacaaagaatgaGCAAGATCTTGAGGCCTTCATTAGAAAGTATGGACCACTAGCTCTAAATAGATATAAATtcttagaattaaaaaaaatgaccaactCTTTTAGAGATAAACTAGGTCAAGGAGGTTTTGGTGGCGTGTACAAAGGAAAGTTACTCGATGGTCGTCCTGTTGCTGTGAAGGTCCTTAATGAATCAAAAGGAAATGGAGAAGAATTTATTAATGAGGTTGCAAGCATTAGTAGAACTTCACATGTTAATATTGTTACACTCGTAGGATTTTGTCTAGAAGGTCAGAAAAGAGCTCTCATCTATGAGTTCATGCCCAATGGATCACTTGAAAAGTTCATACAAGATGGCAACCTTGAGAAAACCAATTTGCATTTAGGATGGGAAAAATTGTTCCAAATTGCAATTGGAATTGCTCGGGGGCTTGAGTACTTGCACCGTGGGTGCAACACAAGAATCTTGCATTTTGATATAAAACCACATAATATCCTTCTGGATGAAGATTTTTGCCCAAAAATCTCTGATTTTGGACTCGCTAAACTATGTATAAGGAATGAGAGTAACATATCAATGACTGGTACCAGAGGAACAATTGGGTACATAGCTCCAGAAGTGTTTAGTAGGAACTTTGGTGGAGTTTCACACAAATCTGATGTTTATAGCTATGGAATGATGATTTTGGAGATGGCTGGAGGAAGAAATAACACTGATGTTGGAGTAAGCCAAACTAGTGAAATATATTTTCCACATTGGATTTATAAGCGTCTCGAGTTGGACAACGATATAGGATTTCTAAGTAATATGACAACAACAGAAAATGAAATGGTGAGGAAGATGATCTTAGTGGGCTTGTGGTGCATACAGACAAATCCATCTGATAGGCCATCCATGAATAAAGTGATTGAAATGATAGAAGGAAACATAGAAGCCTTGAAGATCCCTCCAAAGCCTTTCTTATGCTCTCCTCCAAGATCACTTGTAGAAGAATCCTCCACCACATCAATGCtatga
- the LOC126702082 gene encoding LEAF RUST 10 DISEASE-RESISTANCE LOCUS RECEPTOR-LIKE PROTEIN KINASE-like 2.5, with the protein MDAHHLALSSLITLYFFLYIQTPSYCTDYERFANCSRPFECGSIQNVSYPFWGGDRPEYCGREGFKLECQENEIPIIRFEALDFRVLKISESLPIMTIARSDLWDGSCPQNNFNTTLNFTNFDYSYASAFQNITLFYDCPPQVKIPVPNWFTCKSGDADTGNNAYFVEEFLSTSQLQYYKKCSKRIRVPILRAALMNYPWSGVGALWEVLNLGFDVVYNPCSGCEHSGGHCGSNVERSYGCPGKNMLALFSFHFPGLGYSILLVLGLVLMVYT; encoded by the coding sequence ATGGATGCCCATCATCTAGCTCTCTCTTCCCTCATTACCCTATACTTCTTCTTATACATACAAACACCATCGTACTGCACCGACTATGAACGCTTTGCTAATTGCAGTCGTCCCTTTGAGTGTGGAAGCATCCAAAACGTTTCTTACCCTTTCTGGGGAGGTGATCGACCTGAATATTGCGGTCGTGAAGGGTTCAAACTCGAGTGCCAGGAAAATGAAATCCCGATTATCAGGTTTGAAGCACTAGATTTCCGCGTACTAAAAATCAGCGAATCTCTTCCAATCATGACCATTGCAAGATCGGACCTCTGGGATGGTTCTTGTCCTCAAAACAATTTCAATACCACTTTGAATTTTACCAACTTCGACTACTCTTACGCTTCGGCCTTTCAAAACATAACTTTGTTCTACGACTGCCCTCCTCAAGTCAAAATACCGGTTCCAAATTGGTTTACTTGCAAATCAGGAGATGCTGATACGGGTAATAATGCTTACTTTGTTGAAGAATTCCTATCGACGAGCCAACTTCAGTACTATAAGAAATGCAGTAAAAGAATCCGTGTTCCAATTTTACGGGCTGCTCTTATGAACTATCCTTGGAGTGGAGTCGGGGCACTTTGGGAAGTATTGAATCTAGGATTCGATGTGGTCTACAATCCCTGTAGTGGGTGTGAGCATTCAGGTGGGCATTGCGGTTCTAACGTAGAGCGCTCTTATGGCTGCCCAGGTAAAAATATGCttgctcttttctcttttcactTTCCTGGATTAGGCTATAGCATACTTCTTGTTCTTGGTTTGGTTTTGATGGTATATACATAA